In Chitinophaga nivalis, a single genomic region encodes these proteins:
- a CDS encoding SDR family oxidoreductase, with protein MTFQNRTIFITGASRGIGESIALKLAAAGANIVIAAKSVEEDPRLGGTIFSVAKAVEAAGGKALPVQVDIRDEAQIQQAVKQAAEKFGGIDVLINNASAIQLTNTEQTPAKRFDLIHDINVRGTFLMTQHCIPYLKAGNNPHILTLSPPINLDPKWMGGHIAYTISKYNMSMLALGWAAELKPYGIAANSLWPATTIATAAVKNLLGGDALMSVSRKPEIIADAVSYILSKPAATCTGNNFIDEAVLQAEGITDFEKYAVTPGGRLQSDLFL; from the coding sequence ATGACGTTTCAAAATCGCACTATTTTTATTACCGGCGCCAGTCGTGGTATTGGCGAATCTATTGCCTTAAAACTGGCTGCAGCAGGTGCCAATATTGTAATTGCCGCTAAAAGCGTAGAAGAAGATCCCCGCCTGGGAGGCACCATCTTTTCAGTGGCCAAAGCAGTAGAAGCTGCCGGCGGCAAGGCGTTGCCTGTACAGGTAGACATCCGGGATGAAGCCCAGATACAACAGGCCGTAAAACAGGCAGCAGAAAAATTCGGCGGTATTGATGTACTGATCAACAATGCTTCTGCTATACAACTGACGAATACCGAACAAACACCCGCCAAACGATTTGACCTGATACATGATATTAATGTGCGGGGTACCTTTCTCATGACCCAGCATTGTATTCCATATCTGAAAGCTGGTAACAATCCACATATCCTCACCTTATCGCCCCCCATCAACCTGGATCCTAAATGGATGGGCGGCCATATTGCCTACACCATCAGCAAATACAATATGAGCATGCTCGCATTAGGATGGGCAGCAGAACTGAAACCATACGGCATCGCCGCTAACTCACTCTGGCCTGCCACAACTATTGCTACCGCCGCAGTAAAAAATCTGCTGGGAGGCGATGCCCTCATGAGTGTGAGCCGCAAACCGGAGATCATTGCCGACGCGGTTAGCTATATTCTCAGCAAACCTGCTGCCACCTGCACCGGTAACAACTTCATTGATGAAGCAGTATTGCAAGCGGAAGGTATTACCGACTTTGAAAAATATGCCGTTACTCCCGGTGGCAGACTACAGTCGGATCTGTTTCTGTAA
- a CDS encoding DUF1501 domain-containing protein has translation MRRRDFLKYTAPATILPTILNGFSVKAFGASSMLNALGSAAKDNDHVLVMIQLTGGNDGLNMVIPLDIYGRYQAARSNIAIPEGKVLRLDNYRKAGLHPAMKGVQQLYNEGKACIIQSVGYPSPNFSHFRATDIWLSGSDSNEVITSGWSGRYLETQYPDFPDNYPNADTPDPLAIQIGSIVSPAFQGSNASMGIAITSATDFYNLIDGVTDPAPNTKAGKELTYIRKIAQQANSYEKTIKSAAAKVTSQGAYPADNSLAAQLKIVARLVAGGLKTRLYMVTAGGFDTHASQTESGDTTKGGHAKLLGDVSDAIKAFMDDLKGLKSSRRVIGMTFSEFGRRIKSNYSMGTDHGAAAPMILFGDYVNQGVLGNSPALPEVTAVADNIPMQYDFRSIYASLLEQWFCVDQDVLQSILQKDYQRLPLVSGVACGLITGLPELVPEDKFLITNNPNPFTSATNITYVTGSGHTMIQIFDTMGRLVTVPVNKVHTPGTYTITFDAGYLPNGIYYARFQNGAVQQVRPMLKVN, from the coding sequence ATGAGAAGAAGAGATTTTCTTAAATACACGGCGCCAGCTACTATTCTGCCAACGATCCTCAATGGCTTTTCGGTGAAGGCATTTGGCGCATCTTCCATGCTGAACGCATTAGGTAGTGCCGCAAAAGATAATGATCATGTGTTGGTCATGATACAGCTGACAGGTGGTAATGATGGCTTGAACATGGTGATACCGCTGGATATTTATGGTCGCTATCAGGCAGCCCGCAGTAACATCGCTATTCCGGAAGGAAAAGTACTGCGGTTGGATAACTACCGTAAAGCCGGTTTGCATCCTGCCATGAAAGGCGTACAACAATTATACAATGAAGGGAAAGCCTGCATCATACAAAGCGTAGGATATCCTTCTCCGAATTTCTCCCATTTCCGGGCTACAGATATCTGGCTCAGTGGTTCCGACTCCAATGAAGTCATCACCTCCGGTTGGAGCGGCCGTTATCTCGAAACGCAGTACCCGGATTTTCCGGACAATTATCCGAATGCAGATACACCAGATCCCCTCGCCATACAGATTGGTTCTATTGTGTCGCCCGCTTTCCAGGGCAGTAACGCCAGTATGGGTATTGCCATCACCAGCGCTACGGATTTCTATAACCTGATAGACGGGGTAACAGATCCGGCGCCCAATACCAAAGCCGGTAAAGAACTGACGTATATCCGCAAGATTGCGCAACAGGCCAACAGCTACGAGAAAACGATTAAATCGGCCGCCGCAAAAGTGACTTCACAAGGCGCCTATCCTGCGGATAACAGCCTGGCTGCACAGCTGAAAATTGTAGCGCGCCTGGTAGCCGGTGGACTTAAAACCAGGCTGTATATGGTTACAGCCGGCGGTTTCGATACGCATGCCAGCCAGACCGAATCCGGTGATACGACCAAAGGTGGCCATGCCAAGCTCCTGGGAGATGTATCAGATGCCATCAAAGCATTCATGGATGACCTCAAAGGGCTCAAGTCTTCCCGGCGGGTCATCGGTATGACCTTCTCTGAATTTGGCCGCCGTATCAAATCCAATTACAGTATGGGTACGGACCACGGTGCTGCGGCACCGATGATCCTCTTCGGGGATTATGTGAATCAGGGAGTGCTGGGTAATTCGCCTGCTTTACCAGAAGTCACCGCGGTAGCGGATAATATCCCCATGCAGTATGATTTCAGGTCGATATATGCTTCCCTGCTGGAGCAATGGTTCTGTGTAGACCAGGACGTGTTGCAATCCATTCTGCAGAAAGATTATCAGCGGTTGCCCCTGGTCAGTGGCGTGGCCTGCGGCCTTATTACCGGTTTACCGGAGCTCGTACCGGAAGATAAATTCCTGATTACCAATAATCCTAATCCCTTTACTTCGGCTACCAACATTACCTATGTGACTGGCAGCGGTCATACCATGATCCAGATTTTTGATACCATGGGCCGTTTGGTGACAGTGCCGGTAAATAAAGTACATACACCAGGTACCTATACCATTACATTTGATGCCGGCTACCTGCCCAACGGGATCTATTATGCCCGTTTCCAGAACGGCGCCGTGCAACAGGTACGGCCGATGCTGAAAGTAAACTGA
- a CDS encoding TonB-dependent receptor produces MHYLRVLILGVLSVILWAMPTAYASNNPGDGVNANSLTGKITDKLLHTPLPGATVYLPDLRVGAAANAEGVYTISNLPKGKYVVEVHSIGYAAYSSLVTITGATTLDVELSETLIEKNEVVITGANLATSARKTPTPISIIRRDYLDDHISTNIIDAIAKVPGVTQLSTGPAISKPFIRGLGYNRVVVIGDGVRQEGQQWGDEHGIEIDDNNVGKIEVLKGPASLTYGSDALAGVINIVSPDPLPLGKIKGNVSANYQTNSGLMAYHADIAGNNNGFSWGAFVTQKRAHDYKNKYDDYVFNSRFNNTNYGANIGINKQWGYSHLSFTSFNQHLGLVEGERDETGRFIKPVDENGTAGEAPITDSDHKSYSMTVPKQQINHQKLVWDNSLYLHNGGRLGLTLGYQLNKRREYGNVLLPDVPELYLHLQTFTYALKYYLPEMNGWQTTVGVNGMQQKNENKGSEFLIPAYDLFDIGGFAVTSKTFNKLTLSGGVRFDNRSMRSKALLLDEEGKPAPAGEAKFDAFKRNFSNVSGSVGLSYEASDRVVLKLNAARGFRAPNISELSANGVHEGTIKYEYGNQDLKPEVSTQVDAGIDFNTQHVSFTASLFYNHINNFIFSRKLFNQAGTDSIPAADNEEGFSAFKYQQTDANLYGGELMIDIHPHPIDWLHFENTLSYVKGTASRGTDSTKYLPNIPAARWLSELKARFKKVGNSCLQNAYIGVQMDMNFAQNNVFTAYQTETPTGSYTLFNAGLGTDVVNRKNRTLFSLHFAVDNLTDVAYQNHLSRLKYAPVNQVTGRSGVYNVGRNFSVKLAIPIEFR; encoded by the coding sequence ATGCATTACTTGCGTGTACTTATACTTGGCGTATTAAGTGTAATCTTATGGGCGATGCCAACCGCCTATGCCAGCAACAACCCCGGAGATGGGGTGAATGCCAACTCCTTAACCGGAAAAATAACTGATAAATTATTGCATACGCCTTTGCCCGGCGCAACGGTGTATTTACCAGACCTCCGCGTCGGCGCTGCCGCCAATGCTGAGGGGGTATATACGATCAGCAACCTGCCTAAAGGAAAATATGTAGTAGAAGTACATTCTATCGGATATGCCGCCTACTCTTCCCTGGTAACGATTACCGGCGCTACTACCCTGGATGTGGAACTGTCTGAAACATTGATAGAAAAAAATGAAGTCGTGATCACCGGTGCCAACCTGGCTACTTCAGCCCGGAAAACACCCACTCCCATCAGCATTATCCGCCGGGATTATCTCGATGATCATATCTCCACCAACATCATCGACGCTATTGCCAAAGTGCCTGGTGTGACACAACTGTCTACCGGTCCGGCGATCTCCAAACCTTTTATTCGTGGATTGGGTTACAACCGCGTGGTAGTAATTGGAGATGGTGTACGTCAGGAAGGCCAGCAATGGGGCGATGAACATGGTATTGAGATAGATGATAATAATGTAGGAAAGATAGAAGTCCTGAAGGGACCTGCTTCGCTGACCTATGGCTCCGATGCATTGGCGGGTGTGATCAACATTGTATCGCCTGATCCATTGCCATTAGGCAAAATAAAAGGAAACGTTTCGGCCAACTACCAGACCAACAGCGGTTTAATGGCTTATCATGCGGATATCGCCGGTAACAACAACGGTTTTAGCTGGGGTGCTTTTGTGACACAGAAACGTGCACACGACTACAAAAATAAGTACGACGACTACGTATTTAACTCCCGTTTTAATAATACCAACTACGGCGCTAACATCGGTATCAATAAACAATGGGGCTATTCCCACCTGTCTTTTACCTCTTTTAATCAGCACCTGGGCCTGGTGGAAGGAGAACGGGATGAAACCGGACGTTTCATTAAACCGGTAGATGAAAACGGTACTGCCGGTGAAGCACCGATTACCGACAGTGATCACAAATCCTATAGCATGACGGTACCTAAACAACAGATCAACCACCAGAAGCTGGTGTGGGATAATAGTTTGTACCTGCATAATGGTGGCCGTCTGGGACTTACCCTGGGGTACCAGCTGAATAAACGCCGCGAATACGGGAATGTATTGCTGCCGGATGTGCCGGAGCTGTACCTGCATCTGCAGACGTTTACCTATGCCCTGAAATACTATCTGCCTGAAATGAATGGCTGGCAGACAACTGTAGGGGTAAACGGTATGCAGCAGAAGAATGAAAATAAAGGCAGCGAATTCCTGATTCCTGCTTACGACTTATTCGACATCGGTGGTTTTGCCGTTACCAGCAAAACCTTCAATAAGCTGACGTTAAGTGGTGGGGTACGTTTTGATAACCGTTCCATGCGTTCCAAAGCTTTATTGCTGGATGAAGAAGGCAAACCTGCTCCTGCCGGAGAAGCAAAATTTGATGCTTTTAAACGGAACTTCTCCAATGTTTCCGGAAGCGTAGGACTGAGTTATGAAGCCAGCGACCGCGTTGTGCTGAAACTCAATGCTGCCCGTGGCTTCCGTGCACCGAATATCAGCGAGCTGTCTGCCAATGGTGTACATGAAGGTACCATCAAATATGAATACGGTAACCAGGACCTGAAACCGGAAGTAAGTACCCAGGTAGATGCAGGTATTGATTTTAATACACAACATGTGTCCTTTACGGCCAGCCTGTTCTACAATCATATTAATAATTTCATCTTCTCCCGTAAACTGTTTAATCAGGCGGGTACTGATTCTATTCCTGCTGCTGATAATGAAGAAGGTTTTTCTGCCTTCAAATACCAGCAAACAGATGCTAACCTGTATGGGGGAGAACTGATGATCGACATACACCCGCATCCGATTGACTGGCTGCATTTCGAAAATACCCTTTCCTATGTGAAAGGAACTGCCAGCCGTGGTACAGATTCTACGAAGTACCTGCCCAATATTCCTGCTGCCAGATGGTTGTCTGAACTGAAGGCCCGGTTTAAAAAGGTAGGAAACAGCTGTTTGCAGAATGCCTATATCGGCGTGCAGATGGATATGAATTTTGCACAGAACAATGTGTTTACGGCTTATCAGACCGAAACGCCTACCGGTAGCTATACTTTGTTTAATGCAGGCCTGGGAACAGATGTAGTGAACAGGAAAAACAGAACCTTGTTCTCCCTTCATTTCGCCGTGGATAACCTTACCGATGTGGCCTATCAGAATCACCTGAGCAGGTTGAAATATGCCCCGGTAAATCAGGTAACCGGTCGTTCCGGCGTGTATAATGTAGGTCGTAATTTCAGTGTGAAACTGGCTATTCCGATTGAGTTCAGATAA
- a CDS encoding helix-turn-helix domain-containing protein, giving the protein MNHNINRFLKPIRLQLYLSQTTISNMIGIPRITYHSYECGSRSANRPFLLERFLQLFGIDLHLSDQLHSIVFIDDTKLPAATVMALQALSFDDNDNDHEKSPASNV; this is encoded by the coding sequence ATGAATCATAATATCAACAGATTTTTAAAACCCATCCGCTTACAGTTATACCTCTCCCAAACAACCATCAGCAATATGATAGGCATCCCCCGGATCACCTATCACAGCTATGAATGCGGTAGCCGGTCTGCCAACAGGCCTTTCCTGCTGGAAAGATTCCTGCAGTTGTTTGGAATAGACCTGCATTTATCAGATCAATTACACAGTATTGTGTTTATTGATGATACCAAATTACCTGCTGCCACAGTGATGGCTTTACAGGCTTTATCATTTGATGATAATGATAACGACCACGAAAAAAGCCCTGCATCAAACGTATAA
- a CDS encoding TPM domain-containing protein — translation MLFIRLFFPLFLLISQPVISATAQTPVNRVDTPIITSAINDYEDLYTAGEEASLDSLLHAFQQRTGIRVILVTLPAGMTTKDSVDTFVHHLFSEWTAPIDQKEKGILIGISKTYRKMRIENGYAITGILSDAATQTIINTGFIPGFKTGRYYDGTLTGLQTLITALDKQL, via the coding sequence ATGCTGTTTATCAGACTATTTTTCCCTTTGTTTTTATTGATCAGCCAACCGGTTATCAGCGCTACGGCTCAGACACCGGTAAACAGGGTAGATACACCCATTATAACAAGTGCCATCAATGATTACGAAGATCTTTATACGGCGGGGGAGGAAGCCTCGCTGGACAGCCTCCTGCACGCATTCCAGCAACGTACGGGCATCCGGGTTATACTGGTTACATTGCCCGCCGGTATGACGACGAAAGACAGCGTGGATACTTTTGTACATCATCTTTTCAGCGAATGGACCGCCCCCATCGATCAAAAAGAAAAAGGTATCCTCATTGGTATCTCCAAAACATACCGGAAGATGAGAATAGAAAACGGCTATGCCATTACCGGAATACTTTCCGATGCAGCCACCCAAACCATTATCAATACAGGATTTATACCCGGATTCAAAACCGGCAGATATTATGATGGCACGTTAACAGGATTGCAAACCCTGATAACTGCCCTGGACAAACAACTTTAG
- a CDS encoding DUF5991 domain-containing protein has product MNKISNNIYLTGLLLLFCHCHYRQSRAHTGDSSFQAYLALFEKKTLPLHYNAGELPVYLSHTGKPIDTQFSKYLVTRDAQPAPDLVYTRYAALYALHAGAYIPVIIKVSSTDTDAAIPELVMIVYNKDGSIHSFQQITDNAEDAFTTGFSLTDSLLTMYQTSTQGIPRLYTSRISASWQCSPLQPVTTGIDSSWYGTYTFSVKGKDYLQHMQTGINYTLVITGDTCIFSADGLQYAFTEKCILHQTGSVLNGHYYSTLSGTDYHHAAIQPLFRIIRKGQQYYIQTPIPDRSTARIPLQYTR; this is encoded by the coding sequence ATGAACAAGATCAGCAATAATATCTATCTCACCGGCCTGTTATTATTATTTTGCCATTGTCATTACCGGCAGTCCCGTGCACACACTGGGGACAGCAGCTTTCAGGCATACCTGGCGCTTTTTGAGAAAAAGACACTACCCTTGCATTATAATGCCGGAGAGTTGCCTGTTTATCTATCTCATACCGGGAAACCGATTGATACACAGTTCAGCAAATACCTGGTCACCAGGGATGCTCAACCAGCCCCTGACCTGGTATATACCCGTTATGCAGCACTATATGCCTTGCATGCAGGCGCCTATATTCCTGTCATCATCAAAGTAAGCAGTACCGACACGGACGCCGCTATTCCGGAGCTGGTAATGATTGTCTACAACAAAGACGGTAGTATTCATTCATTTCAGCAAATAACCGACAACGCGGAAGATGCGTTTACAACCGGCTTTTCTCTGACGGATAGCCTGTTGACCATGTACCAGACTTCCACACAAGGTATTCCCCGGTTATATACCAGCCGTATTTCAGCATCCTGGCAATGTTCACCATTGCAACCGGTTACCACCGGCATCGATAGCAGCTGGTATGGCACCTATACCTTCAGCGTAAAAGGAAAGGATTATTTGCAGCATATGCAGACAGGCATTAATTATACACTTGTTATTACCGGTGATACCTGTATATTTTCTGCAGATGGATTGCAATACGCCTTTACAGAAAAATGTATCCTGCATCAGACAGGATCTGTCTTAAACGGGCATTATTATAGTACGCTTAGCGGCACTGATTATCATCATGCCGCTATACAACCTTTATTCCGGATCATCCGCAAAGGGCAGCAGTACTACATACAAACACCTATACCAGATCGAAGTACCGCACGTATTCCGCTACAATACACCCGGTAA
- a CDS encoding DUF1800 domain-containing protein, producing MDRRQFLTLSPDRRARTSTAFARTDTGIAPYTGSWGTLQLIHLLKRTLFGVSPANIHTFRNLSMQQAVDLLLTPQAAPTPPVNNYGVDDTGVAPGATWVKAPRGDAMLERKRISSYKAWWIGQMINQPASIHEKMVLFWHNHFVTETAMIHDSRYSYQYNLTLRQYALGNFKDLTKAVTLDPGMLVYLNGDRNSKEAADENYARELHELFTVGKGPDSHYTEEDVRATARVLTGFRINDSTITSYFDSTKHDITNKAFSGFYANKVISGKTGAEGASELDDLLGIIFLQPEAAKFICRKLYRFFVYYDIDAATEKNVIVPLATIFRESGYDIHTMLNALFTSEHFYDQLNMACLIKSPADFCVGLCREYSVRFPTDETARYKAWNFLQARAAAMLQNLGDPPLVAGWDAYYQEPAFHELWINTDTLPKRNQLSDGLISSAGTNGLQIDPIFFAEQLSDPANPVTLVNDSLDILYRVGVSDNLKAFLKNTILLSGQSPNSDYYWTSAWKAYKAAPGDAAKKQDIYIRLQALYKYIMDLSEYQLS from the coding sequence ATGGATCGTCGACAATTCCTAACCTTATCGCCAGACCGCCGTGCGCGGACAAGTACCGCCTTTGCCCGTACCGATACCGGCATCGCACCGTACACCGGTAGCTGGGGAACCTTACAATTGATTCATCTGCTGAAACGTACGCTATTCGGTGTTTCACCAGCCAACATCCATACTTTCCGCAACCTCAGCATGCAACAGGCGGTAGACCTGCTCCTGACACCGCAGGCAGCACCCACACCACCTGTCAACAACTATGGGGTAGATGATACCGGCGTAGCCCCCGGCGCTACCTGGGTGAAGGCACCGCGGGGAGATGCCATGCTGGAGAGGAAAAGAATATCCTCCTATAAGGCGTGGTGGATCGGTCAAATGATTAACCAACCAGCCAGCATACACGAAAAAATGGTGCTCTTCTGGCACAATCACTTTGTGACAGAAACGGCTATGATACACGATAGCCGGTATAGCTATCAATATAACCTGACGCTGCGGCAATACGCCCTGGGGAATTTTAAAGACCTGACGAAAGCCGTGACACTGGACCCCGGCATGTTGGTATACCTCAACGGTGACCGTAACTCCAAAGAAGCGGCCGATGAAAACTACGCCCGGGAATTACATGAATTATTCACCGTAGGTAAAGGGCCGGACTCTCACTATACAGAAGAAGACGTAAGAGCTACCGCCCGCGTGCTCACAGGTTTCCGGATAAATGACAGCACCATCACCAGCTACTTTGATTCTACCAAGCACGATATTACCAATAAAGCCTTTTCCGGATTTTATGCCAATAAAGTGATCTCCGGGAAAACCGGCGCAGAAGGGGCTTCTGAACTGGACGACCTGCTCGGCATTATCTTCCTGCAACCGGAAGCCGCGAAATTTATCTGCCGTAAACTATACCGCTTCTTTGTTTACTACGATATAGATGCGGCTACAGAAAAAAATGTGATTGTACCGCTGGCCACTATCTTCCGCGAAAGTGGCTACGATATCCATACCATGCTCAATGCCCTGTTTACCAGCGAACATTTCTACGATCAGCTGAACATGGCTTGTTTGATTAAAAGTCCGGCCGACTTTTGCGTAGGGCTTTGCCGCGAATACAGCGTTCGTTTTCCGACGGATGAAACAGCGCGATATAAAGCCTGGAACTTCCTGCAAGCCCGCGCGGCAGCCATGCTGCAGAACCTCGGCGATCCGCCGCTGGTAGCTGGTTGGGACGCCTATTACCAGGAACCGGCTTTTCATGAGCTATGGATCAATACCGACACCTTGCCTAAACGTAACCAGTTGAGCGACGGTCTTATCAGCAGCGCCGGTACCAACGGACTGCAGATAGATCCCATCTTTTTTGCGGAGCAGCTCTCCGATCCTGCCAATCCGGTTACCCTGGTCAATGACTCGCTGGATATTCTATATCGTGTAGGCGTTTCCGATAACCTGAAAGCATTCCTGAAAAATACCATCCTGCTCAGCGGACAAAGTCCCAATAGTGATTACTACTGGACTTCCGCCTGGAAAGCCTATAAAGCTGCTCCTGGTGATGCTGCGAAAAAGCAAGACATCTACATCCGCCTGCAGGCGCTGTACAAGTACATCATGGACCTGTCGGAATACCAATTATCCTGA